One window of the Thermoplasmatales archaeon genome contains the following:
- a CDS encoding right-handed parallel beta-helix repeat-containing protein: MKGKYWIYGLILFGLVIALSCAVKGATIDVSQPKALTDDEGADWSADILKIGSDYWLFYTHNDTVKNHADGVGSEYCKYSIKYRTASSIDGLLTATPQTIPNSNPLPRGRIVSAVYYNDEIWVFHADGGSGSGIYYYKYSSGTWSGPNALGSELSGASTAGEVDAIIANNMIYLFYPNAAGLQVASYDGTWHHNATIATSAYIPEAIYDGNNFYVVWTAQHHINISSSSDGNTWTTAGSIADPGIGAYDAWDPTIAKLDGTFYMFYAPYDWTGGNNRQWLGGKTSTDPINTTSWSDEKVVTCACYGSNQWWDLQPITYVEGNNLYLIYQTEGDNHAIGDADIVYYLIDWDVSHDHYEAIQPAIDAASNGDTIKVNEGTYYENIVINKEIILVGDPVIDAHGGVGISIEANNTLVENFTIYNGSIGIYVHNESFIIQNVTINNCTAYKCLTNESYGINLHNVSNSWVNNTQVNDTLCGMVLNNSLYINVTDCTAYNNTVAGIYLYYSNSNNITNCTVYNNTGIQGYGIYLYHSSDNNITDCNVYNNFHGIHLFYSSNNNIISNDVYNNSGDGIFVASSSNHIISNDVYNNSNGINITGSISFYNNIISNDVYNNSGDGICLYSYSTHNNITSNYVYNNSNGIYLDYSSNNNIISNYVYNNSNGIYLRISSISNNITDCNVYNNSYGIEIGSSSNHNTLTGCNAYNNTWYGIKISSSSNNNITGCNVHNNTYNGIYITSSHWNNITSNTIHFNNQINSSGNAGLNLFKSENNTAIGNIIHNNPWYGVILEQSHNNTFSLNEIINNCGGVAGVVLYDGDYNIFDTNNISENTGDGIEMYESDYNKINNSTISGNNYNGTYLHFSHRNEITNSTIKENNQDGIYLYGSENNTIANCNISGHPANAGIYLGYDSNTNKILECNISSNDYGIYIHSSHYNNITDCDAYENNNGTCLDASHYNILNNCNIYNNTYYGVYLESISNNNNISYCNFSGNGDADIYVSGNDNEIFFCQFSSYPTNASVLSYSGSFSLKGVDSPPSDPDDWRNIGKYIEANGDSWINLSIYYEDETYENCYEMWKYSMAGGWLRGEWYESKGVNTAENYVWANITSFSIFAPLIETVPPVTTKEIGEPEYDEWVNYSTPIWLNATDEESGVNGTYYRIYFNGQWHPLNGNDVYCGNSNITEIDGTYFYIYFLNGSINFGPIHFHEECEHIIEFFSIDNAGNVETTHNQTHYVDNTPPTTTLTFGTPYYTDGTDEWITSATQITLTATDAPDCACGVYKIYYRINGGSWIEYTAPFTIPSECTHTIEYYAVDYLGNTETAKSITVKVDNTPPTITKEFEGAKYNQHITSQTTIYVNATDAGLCPVGSVYLNVSIYSFETEEWTYYETEVESGTATLSFTIPEECEHWINITAIDDLGNTAYDNQTVYVDNSAPFADVDEIDPYCQLVNEENPVTITATAYDLPDGDCGVGIAYITLYYRFSRYNSSNMSRWTEWIEYETIYNEPWSWEFNAPEGAGYYQFYTVAYDFLGHHEELPDENTAPEAMLCVKYTHTYTLYPNWNMITIPVKNEFITNAEELGNFLNSQDCGVTVIVKFDAKEQKYISRVIGISGENFAITPGEGYWIFTTLDESKEFSIEGCLIEEKEINISLYIGYNLIGWANIEDTYAGILADNIPNCTKVDRWDASNQEWKTGYIREVGEVDFNIYIGDGVFVFRNKGGVIAWDGGRSFLSLPL; the protein is encoded by the coding sequence ATGAAAGGAAAATACTGGATATACGGGCTGATTTTGTTTGGGTTAGTGATAGCTTTGAGCTGTGCTGTAAAAGGAGCAACAATAGATGTGAGCCAGCCAAAGGCATTAACTGATGATGAAGGAGCGGACTGGTCAGCGGATATTTTAAAAATAGGCTCTGATTACTGGCTTTTCTATACGCACAATGATACAGTTAAAAATCATGCTGATGGTGTGGGCTCTGAATATTGCAAATATTCAATAAAGTATAGAACCGCATCTTCAATTGATGGTTTGCTAACAGCAACTCCTCAAACTATACCAAATTCAAATCCCCTACCGAGAGGAAGAATTGTATCCGCGGTCTATTATAACGATGAAATATGGGTTTTCCATGCAGATGGTGGTTCAGGAAGCGGAATATATTATTATAAATATTCTTCTGGAACATGGAGCGGTCCGAATGCTCTTGGAAGCGAGTTAAGCGGTGCATCCACAGCTGGCGAGGTAGATGCAATAATTGCAAATAATATGATATATCTTTTCTATCCTAACGCAGCTGGATTGCAGGTTGCAAGCTATGATGGCACTTGGCATCATAATGCAACAATAGCTACTTCTGCTTATATACCAGAAGCAATATATGATGGAAATAACTTCTATGTTGTTTGGACTGCCCAGCATCATATAAATATTTCTTCCTCATCTGATGGAAATACCTGGACAACAGCTGGATCAATTGCAGATCCTGGAATAGGAGCATATGATGCTTGGGATCCAACTATTGCAAAATTGGATGGCACATTCTATATGTTTTATGCCCCTTATGATTGGACTGGAGGAAATAATAGACAATGGTTAGGTGGTAAAACATCAACAGATCCGATAAATACTACTTCATGGAGTGATGAAAAAGTTGTTACATGTGCATGCTATGGAAGCAATCAATGGTGGGATTTACAGCCAATAACATATGTTGAAGGAAATAACTTATATTTAATTTACCAGACAGAGGGAGATAATCATGCAATAGGGGATGCAGATATAGTATATTATCTGATTGATTGGGATGTAAGCCATGACCACTATGAGGCAATTCAGCCCGCAATAGATGCGGCAAGCAATGGAGATACAATAAAAGTTAATGAAGGAACATATTATGAAAATATTGTAATAAATAAAGAAATAATTTTAGTTGGAGACCCAGTAATAGATGCTCATGGAGGAGTTGGAATAAGCATTGAAGCAAATAACACACTTGTTGAAAATTTTACAATATATAATGGCTCAATTGGAATTTATGTACATAATGAATCATTTATAATTCAAAATGTTACAATAAACAATTGCACAGCATATAAATGCCTAACAAACGAAAGTTATGGGATTAATCTTCATAATGTTAGCAATAGCTGGGTAAACAATACACAAGTAAATGATACACTTTGTGGTATGGTGCTCAATAATTCCCTATATATCAATGTCACAGATTGCACCGCTTATAATAACACTGTAGCGGGGATATATTTATATTATTCAAACTCCAACAATATAACAAATTGCACTGTTTATAATAATACTGGTATACAAGGATACGGCATTTATCTCTATCATTCCTCAGATAACAACATAACAGATTGCAATGTTTATAACAATTTCCACGGTATCCATCTCTTTTATTCTTCAAATAATAACATAATTTCAAACGATGTTTATAACAATTCTGGGGATGGAATCTTTGTGGCATCTTCTTCAAACCATATAATTTCAAACGATGTTTATAACAATTCCAATGGTATCAATATAACTGGTTCTATCTCATTTTACAATAACATAATTTCAAACGATGTTTATAACAATTCTGGGGATGGCATCTGTCTATATTCGTACTCAACTCATAATAACATAACTTCAAACTATGTTTATAACAATTCCAACGGTATCTACCTGGATTATTCTTCAAATAATAACATAATTTCAAACTATGTTTATAACAATTCCAATGGTATCTACCTCCGTATTTCCTCAATTTCTAACAATATAACAGATTGCAATGTTTATAACAATTCTTATGGCATTGAAATTGGCTCTTCTTCAAATCATAACACTTTAACAGGCTGTAATGCTTATAATAATACTTGGTATGGCATAAAAATTTCTTCTTCCTCAAATAACAATATAACTGGCTGTAATGTTCATAACAATACTTACAATGGAATTTATATAACTTCTTCTCACTGGAACAACATTACCTCAAATACCATACACTTTAATAATCAAATAAACTCATCAGGTAATGCGGGTTTGAATTTATTCAAATCTGAAAATAATACCGCAATAGGCAACATTATTCATAATAATCCATGGTATGGTGTAATTTTAGAACAAAGCCATAACAATACATTTAGTTTAAATGAAATCATCAACAATTGCGGGGGCGTGGCGGGCGTTGTGCTGTATGATGGAGATTATAATATTTTTGATACAAATAATATTTCAGAAAATACTGGAGATGGAATTGAGATGTATGAGTCTGATTATAATAAGATAAACAATAGCACAATAAGTGGAAACAACTACAATGGGACATATCTTCACTTCTCACATAGAAATGAAATTACCAATAGCACAATAAAAGAAAATAATCAAGATGGAATATATCTTTATGGCTCAGAGAATAATACCATAGCAAACTGCAATATATCCGGGCATCCTGCTAATGCTGGTATTTATTTAGGATACGATTCCAATACCAACAAAATCTTGGAATGCAACATTTCGAGCAATGATTATGGAATCTATATCCATTCATCCCACTATAACAATATAACAGATTGCGATGCTTATGAAAACAATAATGGGACCTGTCTCGATGCTTCCCATTACAATATTTTGAATAATTGTAATATTTACAACAACACCTATTATGGAGTATATCTAGAATCGATATCAAACAACAACAATATCTCTTATTGCAATTTCTCTGGAAATGGAGATGCTGATATATATGTCTCTGGAAATGATAATGAAATTTTCTTCTGTCAATTTTCATCTTATCCAACAAATGCATCGGTTCTCAGCTATAGTGGAAGCTTCAGCCTTAAAGGAGTTGATTCTCCGCCATCTGATCCTGATGACTGGAGGAATATAGGCAAATATATTGAAGCAAATGGTGACAGTTGGATAAACCTATCAATTTATTATGAAGATGAAACATATGAAAACTGTTATGAAATGTGGAAATACAGTATGGCGGGAGGCTGGCTCAGGGGAGAATGGTATGAGAGCAAGGGAGTAAATACCGCAGAAAATTATGTCTGGGCAAATATAACATCATTCAGCATATTTGCTCCATTAATTGAAACAGTTCCACCAGTAACAACGAAAGAAATAGGAGAACCAGAATATGATGAATGGGTAAATTATTCAACACCTATATGGCTGAATGCAACAGATGAAGAAAGTGGAGTAAATGGCACATATTATAGAATATATTTCAATGGGCAATGGCATCCTTTAAATGGCAATGATGTTTATTGTGGAAATAGCAATATAACTGAAATTGATGGAACATACTTCTACATCTATTTCCTTAATGGCTCAATTAACTTTGGACCAATTCATTTCCATGAAGAATGCGAGCATATTATTGAATTCTTCAGCATAGACAATGCGGGAAATGTTGAAACCACGCATAATCAGACACACTATGTTGATAATACCCCACCAACAACAACATTAACATTTGGAACACCATATTATACTGATGGAACAGATGAATGGATAACTTCAGCAACACAAATTACATTGACTGCAACAGATGCTCCAGATTGTGCATGTGGAGTATATAAGATATATTATCGCATAAATGGTGGCTCATGGATTGAATATACCGCTCCATTTACAATTCCAAGTGAATGCACTCATACAATTGAATATTATGCAGTTGACTATCTTGGAAATACTGAAACAGCAAAGAGCATAACAGTAAAAGTAGATAATACCCCGCCAACCATAACAAAAGAATTTGAAGGAGCAAAATACAATCAGCATATAACCTCCCAAACAACAATTTATGTAAATGCAACAGATGCTGGCTTATGCCCAGTTGGTTCAGTTTATTTAAATGTATCAATTTATTCATTCGAAACTGAGGAATGGACATATTATGAAACAGAGGTTGAAAGTGGAACCGCAACCCTTAGCTTTACAATTCCAGAAGAATGCGAGCACTGGATAAATATAACCGCAATAGATGACCTTGGCAACACTGCATATGATAATCAAACTGTTTATGTTGATAACAGCGCACCTTTTGCAGATGTTGATGAAATAGATCCATACTGTCAACTCGTGAATGAAGAAAATCCAGTTACAATAACCGCAACCGCTTATGATTTACCGGATGGTGATTGTGGAGTTGGAATAGCATACATTACTCTTTACTACAGATTTTCAAGATATAATTCCTCAAATATGTCGAGATGGACTGAATGGATAGAATATGAAACAATATATAATGAGCCATGGAGCTGGGAATTTAACGCTCCAGAGGGAGCGGGCTACTATCAGTTCTATACTGTTGCATATGACTTCCTCGGGCATCATGAAGAATTGCCGGATGAAAATACAGCACCTGAAGCAATGCTATGCGTGAAATACACCCATACCTATACATTATATCCAAATTGGAACATGATAACAATTCCAGTTAAAAATGAATTCATAACAAATGCGGAAGAGCTGGGCAATTTCTTAAATAGCCAGGATTGCGGTGTTACAGTTATTGTTAAATTCGATGCAAAAGAGCAGAAATACATTTCAAGGGTTATAGGAATTTCAGGAGAAAACTTTGCCATAACCCCTGGAGAGGGCTACTGGATATTTACAACACTTGATGAGTCAAAAGAATTTTCAATTGAAGGCTGCTTAATAGAAGAAAAAGAGATAAACATCTCGCTGTATATTGGCTATAATTTAATAGGATGGGCAAATATTGAAGATACATATGCAGGCATTCTCGCAGATAATATACCAAACTGCACAAAAGTAGATAGATGGGATGCATCTAACCAGGAATGGAAAACTGGATATATCAGAGAGGTAGGAGAGGTAGATTTCAATATCTACATTGGTGATGGAGTATTTGTATTCAGAAACAAAGGCGGTGT